From Juglans regia cultivar Chandler chromosome 8, Walnut 2.0, whole genome shotgun sequence, the proteins below share one genomic window:
- the LOC108986506 gene encoding cation/H(+) antiporter 4-like codes for MKELDGETSCGAENDDGAGNGSKMEGRVNTYETNELNILRVNQAGIILGPSLLGRFEPFKILFDVRSQEIIGILAAFGHSLYLFLSGVKMDMTVLNRRGRKALYTGIACMLFPLIIGFSLGLSLKRSWLTKEEARILPFLTVLHSLTPFPVVVYLLENLKILNSELGQFGLSAAFVSDAIGLILLLLAKWSRDAMENGNFHAIFVGASSIIYLLIHVFVFRPAMVWIVKQTPEGRPVKTVYIHMIMLLMLVCGLLTYSVNFTFVTGPFLLGLAVPDGPPLGSAIVNKFNCFTQHVLLPLFVTICAMKADLGLISLSCNLLNIYIILLIATFAAKMVACLIPLLYSKMPINDALALALILSFKGEVQLSIYSYYGDDQVQVILDKVLSVTIVAILINATIAPILVKYLYDPSRKYAGYKERDIMHNRRNAELRILVCIHKPDNIPTVIKLLEASGPTRQRPFTVYVLHLIKLIGRASPVFISHQTQKKTLPKTSYSENVITAFNRFKEENLDGISLLHVFTAISPPKYMREDVCTLALDKLASLIVLPFHRKWSLDGFVESEDCAIRTLNCGVLELAPCSVGILVDRGRSTIPADSSYSVAMIFLGGRDDQEALTLAKRMANDMMNIKLTVVHFVASGSEKIRDLGDLLDHEVLKDVKLNKVSGGYVTYMEEMVEDGPQTALIINSMIDEYELIIVGRRQNVVSPQTSGLAEWIEFPELGIIGDLLASSNNNTRTSVLVLQQQQQRRRAIS; via the exons ATGAAGGAACTCGATGGGGAGACGAGCTGCGGGGCTGAGAATGACGACGGTGCCGGAAATGGGTCGAAGATGGAGGGGAGG GTTAATACGTACGAGACTAATGAATTGAATATTCTTCGTGTGAATCAGGCGGGCATAATCCTCGGTCCATCACTACTTGGGCGTTTTGAACCATTCAAGATCTTGTTTGACGTTAGAAGTCAAGAAATAATTGGTATACTGGCTGCCTTTGGTCACTCACTGTATTTGTTTTTGAGCGGAGTGAAGATGGATATGACAGTGTTAAACAGGAGGGGAAGAAAAGCCTTATATACTGGTATTGCCTGCATGTTGTTCCCTTTGATAATTGGCTTCTCACTTGGACTGTCCCTTAAAAGATCTTGGCTCACCAAAGAAGAAGCACGTATTCTTCCATTTCTGACAGTACTTCATAGTTTAACTCCATTTCCGGTGGTCGTTTACCTTCTTGAGAACCTCAAGATCTTGAACTCTGAACTTGGCCAATTTGGCCTATCTGCAGCATTCGTTTCCGACGCGATTGgcttgattcttcttcttcttgccaAATGGAGTAGGGATGCCATGGAGAATGGTAATTTTCACGCTATTTTTGTTGGAGCTTCAAGCATTATCTATCTCTTAATACATGTATTTGTTTTTCGACCCGCAATGGTTTGGATAGTCAAGCAAACACCCGAAGGAAGGCCTGTCAAAACCGTATACATTCACATGATCATGCTGCTGATGCTTGTGTGTGGCTTGCTTACTTATTCGGTTAATTTTACTTTCGTCACTGGACCTTTTCTTCTCGGTTTGGCGGTACCAGATGGACCGCCTTTAGGATCTGCCATTGTCAACAAGTTCAACTGCTTCACTCAACATGTGCTTCTTCCACTCTTTGTAACTATATGTGCTATGAAGGCAGATCTAGGTTTAATCAGCCTCAGTTGCAACTTGCTGAACATCTATATAATCCTCCTTATCGCGACTTTTGCTGCTAAAATGGTGGCCTGTTTGATTCCTCTCTTGTACTCCAAAATGCCCATAAATGATGCTCTAGCACTTGCTCTCATTTTGAGTTTCAAAGGTGAAGTTCAGCTCAGCATATATTCATACTACGGAGATGACCAG GTCCAAGTTATACTAGACAAGGTGCTTTCAGTAACGATAGTTGCGATCCTAATTAATGCAACTATTGCACCAATCTTGGTGAAGTACCTGTACGATCCTTCAAGGAAATATGCAGGTTACAAGGAAAGGGATATCATGCATAACAGACGCAATGCAGAGCTTCGCATCTTGGTGTGCATTCACAAACCCGACAACATTCCTACGGTTATCAAACTTCTGGAAGCTTCAGGCCCGACAAGACAAAGACCTTTCACTGTTTATGTTCTTCACCTTATCAAACTGATTGGCCGAGCCTCCCCCGTTTTTATCTCCCACCAAACGCAGAAAAAGACTCTCCCCAAAACTTCCTATTCGGAGAATGTGATTACCGCATTTAATCGCTTCAAAGAAGAAAATCTGGATGGCATATCACTGTTGCATGTTTTCACTGCCATCTCTCCACCAAAGTACATGCGCGAAGACGTATGCACGCTTGCACTGGACAAGCTCGCGTCTCTCATAGTACTCCCATTCCACCGGAAATGGTCCCTTGATGGGTTTGTTGAATCGGAGGACTGTGCTATAAGGACTCTGAACTGCGGTGTCCTTGAACTAGCTCCTTGCTCCGTGGGGATCCTTGTTGATCGTGGCCGTTCAACTATTCCAGCAGATTCATCTTATTCTGTTGCAATGATATTCTTAGGAGGTAGAGACGATCAAGAGGCATTAACATTGGCGAAACGCATGGCCAATGATATGATGAACATCAAATTGACTGTGGTTCACTTTGTTGCATCTGGGAGTGAAAAGATTAGAGATTTGGGCGATTTGCTGGACCATGAGGTGCTCAAGGATGTTAAACTTAACAAAGTGAGTGGTGGATATGTGACGTATATGGAGGAGATGGTGGAAGATGGACCTCAGACGGCATTGATAATTAATTCTATGATAGACGAGTACGAACTTATTATAGTTGGGAGGCGGCAAAATGTAGTGTCCCCTCAAACATCAGGGCTTGCAGAATGGATTGAATTCCCAGAGCTGGGTATCATCGGAGATCTTCTTGCCTCCTCAAATAACAACACCAGGACATCCGTTTTGGTgttgcagcagcagcaacaacgACGACGGGCAATATCCTAG